CAGATATTGCGCCAGATATTCCGCCCGCTCCGTTTCCGTCAGCGGACTGAGGAACGGAATCAAACCGCTGCCCTTGAACCATTCAACGACGCCTGAAGCCCCGCCCGCCAATTGATGGTGATACGTGGTGCGCCACACATCGACCCGTGTGCAATGCGGGCGCAACATTGAGAAATAGGCACTGGCATCCGCCATCTCGGTCCGCTGCCCAGCCGCACCCGCCAGTTTGCGGGCCCAAGGCCCGTTGGCGGCGACTTCGCGCATCAACCGGTGAGACGGCTCATTGAGGTTGTCCGGCATCTGGATCGCCAGACTGCCACCCTGCGCCAACTTGCCTGCCAACGCCGGCAGCAACGTCCCGTGATCCGGCACCCACTGCAACACCGCGTTGGCGAAGATCACATCGAACGGCCCTTCATCGGCCCATTTATCAATGTCCGCCACTTCGAACTGCAACTGCGGCAGACGCTTGCGCGCGGCATCGATCATGTCCGCCGAGCTGTCGAGCCCCTGCACTTTCGCCCCCGGAAAACGATCCACCAGAAGCTCGGTCGAGTTGCCGGGGCCACAACCAATATCGACCACGGAACGGGCCTCGGGCGTGGGAATCGCTGCCAGCAAGTCACGGGCCGGGCGGGTGCGTTCATCTTCAAAAGCGACGTATTGCTTGGCGGACCAGGTCATTGCGTTCTCCTGTCGGGGGGCATTCCAGCGGTTCGTTACGATACAGGCTAGGCCGCACTCAGCTCCAGACCGACAGATTGCAAACCATGTCCGGCGTTTCGATGCTTATCGCCAAATCGCTGGGGCTTATCACTCAACTGACCGTCCGTCGAACGGATTAAACGCAATTTTGACAGCCTGCAATACCTGCCTATAGTCAGTTTGCGGCAATCGGAAGGAACCCGATCTATCAGTAGTCCTGCAGGGAGCAGGTCCGCTCATCTCTCGTGACCGATGGGTTCCGGCAGTAGTGTGCTCGCAACGGCCGAATGGCAAGCAACGTTGTCGTGCCTGAAACCAATATCAGGCAATCACTATGAACAAGGAGCTTTACCATGTCTCGAGTCACGGATGTGCTGGTCACGATCGACACCGAAACCATTCTGAAAAAGTATCCTGGCATCAGCAAAGATCCGAAAAATCCGACGCTGATCGACTGGCATCATGTGTACATGGTCACCAACCAGGACAACGTGGTCAGCGGCCAGGCCGGTGGTGAACTGGACCTGAAGGCACAGGTCGGCGATTTGATTCGCTGGCGTGAAACCAGCCTGTCGCAAAGCTTCGAAACCGCCGTGATCTTCTACAAATTCATCGGCAACCAGGGCGCCGACCTGATCTCCCCGCCCTCGCCGCGCAAGGCTACGGCCTGCGTTGCGGTACCAAACACCAGCAATCCATCGGTCCCCAGCTGCCAGAAAGTCGATAACCACTACTGGTCGTCGGAGACCCTGTCGTGCGGTCGCGTGACCTATCACTTCCACTTCCTGATCGTTGACCGCAACTGCCAGATCATCGGCTGCTGCTCGTGGGATCCGTTCATTTCCATTCACAACTGACGTTGCTTTGGGCCCCTTGGCGACAAGGGGCTCGACGGATTCGCTACCGCCTCGGCCATACCAGGATGCACGGCCGGCCGAGGCGGTTGGCGTCCTGCGCCAACATCATGAAAGGAATCCATGATGACCTCCGAACCGATCCCCTCACCGTCATCCATCACCGAAAACGCGCACGACATTCTGTTGATTGTCGATGCCGAATCAATACGCTCGCGCTATCCGGCCCCCAGTCTGGATGCCAGTTCACCCACGAGCATCAGTGATGGGTTCGTCTTTTTTGCTACAGATGATAACTCTCAAAAAAAAGCCAAAAGTGACAGCAACATCACTTTACCCATCGACATTGGTCGTATTGTTCATTTGCGCGGGAGAACCGTCAGCCTCATCGCCGAGCACAGCGTTGTGGTCTACGACATGAAAATTGATACCAGCACCGTTCTTTCAGGGCTTCATCTGGAAGTTCACCCGAACCTCACCATTCCCGCTCCCAACCCCGACGCTCCGACCGAACCCGCTAGCCAGAAGGCCCACGATCACTTCTGGGCGTGTACGACCAGGGCATCAGGTATGGCCAGACTCGAAACGAACTTCATGCTGGTCAATCAGCAATGTGAGGCCGTGGGTTATTTCAGGTGGGCTGCAAACATAGAGGTGACGAACTAAGTCGCAAAAGAAACCGGCCACTTGAGCCGGTTTCTTTGTCAGTCGTAGTAGCCAACTGTCGTGAGGAACAACGGGGTGTCAGTAGAATTTTCACACCCGCCCCGCTGTCTGAATTTCAAGCTCCCTCCAACAAGGAACACAGCCATGAAATTCGCAAAGATTTCCCAGACGCTCGCACTCTGGGCCGGCAGCCCCAAGACGTTCATGGGGGCTTTGATTCTGATTGGGTTGTGGGGGTTGAGCGGGCCGTTTTTTCATTTCAACGACACCTGGCAACTGATCATCAATACCTCGACCACGATCATCACGTTCCTGATGGTGTTCCTGATCCAGAACACCCAGAACCGTGACACTGACATCCTGCATTTGAAACTCGATGAGTTGCTGCGGGTGAACAAGGAGGCGCAGAACGCGATGCTTGGGCTGGAGTCGCTGGACCTAAAACAACTGGAGGCCCTGCGCCGACACTACCGCGCCATGGGTGAAGGCGAGGTGTTCAATCTTGAGGGGCTCGGCCACAAGAGCCAGCCGAAACAGGATTTGAATGATTGCTGAGCAAAACAAAAAACGGCGCGTTGAGCGCCGTTTTTGTTTGACCCGTTATCAGCGGCTGGCTTGCAGCGCCCGGGCCATTTGCAGATGGTTTTGCAGTTTCGGCAGGGTCTCGTCGGCGAAGGCTTTGATCTCTGGCACGTCGGTGGTCTGCGCTTCCTGCTGGATCTGCTGGATGGCTTCCTCGGTGGCTTTGACCTGACTGGCGGCGTAGGCCTGATCGAAGGTTGCGCCATCCTTCACTTCCGGCATCAACGCCTTGGCCTTGTCCGCGACTTCTTCACGGGGGGCGACAGGCAGATCCAGCTTCTTGGCGATTTTCGCCAGGTGCTGGTTGGCGGTCGTGCGGTCGTTGATGACCACGATGGTGTAGTCCTTGACCTCCTTGGACTCGGACTTCTGATGCGCCAGACGACTGGCCTCGATGTCGGCCATGCCTTTGGCCGATGCATCGTTGATGAAGTCGGCGGGCGACTGGGCGAAAGCACTGCCGGCGCACAGCCCCAGCAGGGTGACAAAACTTGCGTTGCGTACTCGGGTGGCCATGCGGTTCATGGTCGCGCCCTCCTTCTCTCGAAATTCAAACGGGAGCTTTCGCCCCCGCCTCTCAATCAAAACAACCCTCGCCGACTACTTCGATTTCTGAGCAGGCTTGCGGCCCATGTCTGTTTTCGCAGGCTCTTTATCGACCGTCGTGGTGGTGGTTTTCCCACCCTTGCGACCGGCTTCAGAGGCCTTCGTCTTATCGTTGGCGAAGTTTCCCGAGTTCGAGTTTCTTGAATTAGGCATGATTCTCTACCTCTTGGTATTTGATCGTAGCGAGCAGATGCCCACCTGGATTGTGAATTCACCAGCCGCCAAAGGTTTAGAAAAGTTGCCGTTGCCGCGACGAACGGATGATGGCAGTCAGATATCCCGTGCCCGGTGATTCTGCCGTTTGGCGGCATACATGGCCTGGTCAGCGTGGCGGAACAGTTGCTGTTCTTCGCTGCCATGCTCGGGATAGCGGGCGACGCCGATGCTCGGTTCGATGTGCAGGTTGTGCCCGTCCAGACGCATCGGTTGCACCAACACTTGTCGGATTTTTTCCGCGACGCCGTCGGCATCGTCGGAGGCATGGACGCTATGCAGTAGCACCACAAACTCATCGCCGCCAATCCGCGCCACTGTGTCGGTCTCGCGCACGCAGCCCTTGAGCCGATTGGCCACAGTTTGCAGGAG
The sequence above is a segment of the Pseudomonas sp. HS6 genome. Coding sequences within it:
- a CDS encoding inclusion body family protein encodes the protein MSRVTDVLVTIDTETILKKYPGISKDPKNPTLIDWHHVYMVTNQDNVVSGQAGGELDLKAQVGDLIRWRETSLSQSFETAVIFYKFIGNQGADLISPPSPRKATACVAVPNTSNPSVPSCQKVDNHYWSSETLSCGRVTYHFHFLIVDRNCQIIGCCSWDPFISIHN
- a CDS encoding DUF4142 domain-containing protein; amino-acid sequence: MNRMATRVRNASFVTLLGLCAGSAFAQSPADFINDASAKGMADIEASRLAHQKSESKEVKDYTIVVINDRTTANQHLAKIAKKLDLPVAPREEVADKAKALMPEVKDGATFDQAYAASQVKATEEAIQQIQQEAQTTDVPEIKAFADETLPKLQNHLQMARALQASR
- a CDS encoding low affinity iron permease family protein; translated protein: MKFAKISQTLALWAGSPKTFMGALILIGLWGLSGPFFHFNDTWQLIINTSTTIITFLMVFLIQNTQNRDTDILHLKLDELLRVNKEAQNAMLGLESLDLKQLEALRRHYRAMGEGEVFNLEGLGHKSQPKQDLNDC
- the tam gene encoding trans-aconitate 2-methyltransferase; translation: MTWSAKQYVAFEDERTRPARDLLAAIPTPEARSVVDIGCGPGNSTELLVDRFPGAKVQGLDSSADMIDAARKRLPQLQFEVADIDKWADEGPFDVIFANAVLQWVPDHGTLLPALAGKLAQGGSLAIQMPDNLNEPSHRLMREVAANGPWARKLAGAAGQRTEMADASAYFSMLRPHCTRVDVWRTTYHHQLAGGASGVVEWFKGSGLIPFLSPLTETERAEYLAQYLAEVAKAYPALADGSVLLPFPRLFIVATR
- a CDS encoding KGG domain-containing protein, whose protein sequence is MPNSRNSNSGNFANDKTKASEAGRKGGKTTTTTVDKEPAKTDMGRKPAQKSK
- a CDS encoding AidA/PixA family protein, translating into MTSEPIPSPSSITENAHDILLIVDAESIRSRYPAPSLDASSPTSISDGFVFFATDDNSQKKAKSDSNITLPIDIGRIVHLRGRTVSLIAEHSVVVYDMKIDTSTVLSGLHLEVHPNLTIPAPNPDAPTEPASQKAHDHFWACTTRASGMARLETNFMLVNQQCEAVGYFRWAANIEVTN